From Chryseobacterium joostei, the proteins below share one genomic window:
- a CDS encoding ABC-F family ATP-binding cassette domain-containing protein, with translation MILLQNISFGFPGGNLLFNHINFTIQSHTKSALVGSNGMGKSTLLKIIAHETQPLSGNINIQGEIFYVPQMFGNFNHLTISECLKIDQKLNALDKITNGEVDEKYFEILNDDWDIEERCQNTLQYWGLQDFDLNQKLEGLSGGQKTKVFLAGIQINHPDIIILDEPTNHLDLEGRKLLYDLIEKISATVIIVSHDRSLLNLVDTIFELSNQGITAYGGNFDFYTEQKEVEEEALHNDINAKERALKKAKEKERETLERKQKLDARGKQKQEKSGVARIMMNTLRNNAEKNTSKLKNIHAEKINDISGDLRDLRSTVRNFDQMKVNFNDSSLHSGKLLLAVENINFKYRTDKLWAENLNLEVRSGDRISIKGSNGSGKTTLIKLLLGNIEPFEGKVSRAEFQSIYVDQEYSLINPELTVYDFIQTFNDSALQESEVKTLLSRFLFGKETWDKKCEFLSGGERLRLLLCGLSISNKAPDLIILDEPTNNLDLQNVEILTNSIKDYHGTLLVISHDEIFLDEIGIGGEVVLK, from the coding sequence ACACAGCCCTTAAGCGGAAATATAAATATTCAGGGCGAAATATTCTACGTTCCCCAGATGTTTGGAAACTTTAATCACTTAACGATCTCAGAGTGCTTGAAAATAGATCAAAAGCTCAATGCACTTGACAAAATAACAAACGGAGAGGTCGATGAAAAATATTTTGAAATTTTAAATGACGACTGGGACATTGAGGAACGCTGTCAGAATACCCTGCAATATTGGGGACTTCAGGATTTTGATTTGAATCAAAAACTAGAGGGATTAAGCGGCGGGCAGAAGACAAAGGTTTTTCTGGCCGGAATTCAAATTAATCATCCTGACATTATTATTTTGGATGAGCCTACTAATCACCTGGATCTGGAGGGAAGAAAACTATTGTATGACCTTATAGAAAAAATAAGTGCGACGGTTATTATTGTAAGCCACGACAGATCACTGTTGAATCTGGTTGATACTATATTTGAACTAAGCAACCAGGGAATCACTGCCTATGGCGGAAACTTCGATTTCTATACAGAGCAGAAAGAAGTTGAAGAGGAGGCTTTACATAATGATATCAATGCCAAGGAACGTGCTTTAAAAAAGGCAAAAGAAAAGGAGCGGGAAACCTTGGAGCGTAAACAAAAGCTCGATGCAAGGGGAAAACAGAAACAGGAGAAATCGGGAGTTGCCAGAATTATGATGAACACGCTCCGGAACAATGCAGAAAAAAATACCTCTAAGCTGAAAAATATACATGCTGAGAAGATCAATGATATTTCAGGAGATCTGCGGGATCTGCGTTCTACTGTAAGGAACTTTGATCAAATGAAAGTGAATTTTAATGATTCCAGCCTGCATTCTGGTAAGCTTTTATTAGCTGTGGAGAATATCAATTTTAAATATAGAACGGATAAGCTTTGGGCTGAAAATCTTAACCTTGAAGTTCGAAGTGGAGACAGAATTTCCATTAAGGGATCAAACGGATCCGGGAAGACTACCTTGATAAAGCTTTTATTAGGAAACATTGAGCCTTTTGAGGGGAAAGTAAGCAGGGCAGAATTCCAAAGCATTTATGTTGATCAGGAATATTCCTTAATTAATCCTGAATTAACGGTTTATGATTTTATTCAGACCTTTAATGACAGTGCGTTACAAGAATCGGAAGTAAAGACCTTGTTATCGAGATTTTTGTTTGGTAAGGAAACTTGGGATAAAAAATGTGAATTCCTTAGTGGTGGAGAGCGTTTAAGATTACTTCTGTGTGGGCTTTCAATAAGCAATAAAGCTCCGGATTTAATTATTTTAGATGAGCCAACGAACAATCTGGATCTGCAGAATGTGGAGATTCTGACCAACTCTATTAAAGATTATCACGGAACTCTATTGGTGATTTCCCATGATGAGATTTTTCTTGATGAGATTGGAATTGGTGGGGAAGTAGTGTTGAAATAA